From the Endozoicomonas sp. Mp262 genome, the window GGCTCTGCCACCTGTACCCACATGTACGACAGGCTCTGTGCTTTCTTCCCTGACTCCCTCAGCACCTTGACATGGGTTTCGTCACAATGGATCAGCGGAGATTCAAGTAAATGATCTCGCATCAGGTTGACCAGGGGCTGTACCAGTTCACCGCAACGCACCATCCACTGGGCTGTGGTTGCCCTGGCCACTTCAACCCCGAGCCGGTTCAGCACAAACTGTTCTTGGCGGTACAGGGGCAAGCCGTCCACATATTTTCCGGTGGCAATGTAGGCCAGCAAGCCCGGTGTAGCGATACTACCCGGTATGGGCTGGGGAGGCATGGGTGCGGTCTGGATGGAGCCTTCACAATGGCGACAGGCATACTTTGGGCGCACGTTCTGAATAACCTGAACCTTGGCGGGAATGATATCCAGTTGCTCGCTGACTTCCTCGCCGATCCTGTGCAGGTCATGGCTACCGCAACAGGAGCAGACCTTTTCCTGTTCAGGGAGGTCATGTTCCCGACGAACCCTGGGCAGGGCTTCAGGTAATGGCTTGCGCCCCGGCTTCTTGCGCTGATGGGCAGGGACTGTGATTTCTGCCTCTGCTTTTGCCACTGCATCAGGATTGTCAGGCTGGTCCTGCTCGGCCTCATTGAACAGGCCGAACTGATTGGCTGGTGCTTTTTCGCTAGACGCGCCAAAGCGCTGCCGGATCAGTTGCCGGATATGTTCCTCAAGAGTGGAAAGCCTGCCTTGCAGCTGGGCAATGTAGGCTTTGAGGATAGTGGGGTCATCAGGAAGATGTGCAAGGGTGTCGTTCATCCCTGAAGGATACCCTAAGGCAGGAAGACAATTCCCTGCATCAGATCATTGACGTGTAGGTCAGCGCAGGATGAGGTTGAGGAGGACGAATGTCATAGCCATCCAGCAGTCGGTTGAGAAGATCACCATCAATATGGGAGGGCATGCTATCCCAGTGCCATTGGAACCGGAATTTCTCCAGTCGCTTATACCAGAGGACAAAGCCATTGCGCTCCCAGTAAAGCAGCTTCACCTTGTCTCTTCCCCGGTTGCAAAACACAAACAGCTTGCGGTCAAAGGGGGACAGAGCCATCTCCTGTTCCACCAGAGTGGCCAGGCCATTGATAGACTTACGCATATCCACGGGCTCACTATAAAGGAATACGTCAGTATCAGCCGCTGGACGAATCATAGGCACTGCAACGCCTGAACCAGCCCAGGCACTTGCTCGACGGATACCTCCAGCTTGATACCAGAGGGCAGGTGCATGACAACCGGAGACTGAGAAACAAGGTCAGGCTTTGACATCCCAGCAACAGGAATCAGTTTTGGCTGTGCAGGCCTGGTCATCAACTTTTTCTTCCAATAACTGAACTGATGGGGAGACAGTCCCCTCTGGCGACACCAGGGAGTTTGCCTTATGCCAGATTGTTGCCAGTCCTTAAGGTGCTGCTGCCAAAGCTGTCTGAGTTTGGCGGCTTCATCTGTTTTCATAGTAGGGTTTCCTAAAAAATAGAAAACCTAACTTTTTTGATTTGGAGTTTTAAGGTGGGTTTAAATTGGCGCTTACTTTACGTTGACTTCGGCAGGCTGTATATCTTGCAATAATTTTTGCTGCTGCTCATAAGCCTTCTCTATCATGCGGTTATGATCAAGCTTATCCCCCCACTCAGTTACAACTCCATCTGTTAGGGTGATTG encodes:
- the tnpB gene encoding IS66 family insertion sequence element accessory protein TnpB (TnpB, as the term is used for proteins encoded by IS66 family insertion elements, is considered an accessory protein, since TnpC, encoded by a neighboring gene, is a DDE family transposase.), whose protein sequence is MIRPAADTDVFLYSEPVDMRKSINGLATLVEQEMALSPFDRKLFVFCNRGRDKVKLLYWERNGFVLWYKRLEKFRFQWHWDSMPSHIDGDLLNRLLDGYDIRPPQPHPALTYTSMI
- a CDS encoding IS66 family transposase, encoding MNDTLAHLPDDPTILKAYIAQLQGRLSTLEEHIRQLIRQRFGASSEKAPANQFGLFNEAEQDQPDNPDAVAKAEAEITVPAHQRKKPGRKPLPEALPRVRREHDLPEQEKVCSCCGSHDLHRIGEEVSEQLDIIPAKVQVIQNVRPKYACRHCEGSIQTAPMPPQPIPGSIATPGLLAYIATGKYVDGLPLYRQEQFVLNRLGVEVARATTAQWMVRCGELVQPLVNLMRDHLLESPLIHCDETHVKVLRESGKKAQSLSYMWVQVAEPVPDHRVILFDYDPSRSGSVPVRLLEGFKGYLQTDGYEGYAAIGRQEGIISQGCWAHARRKFNEAVKGLKKGVKTGKAYMGMAYIQKLYRIEREIKDCSCEEKKMIRQQKSRDILSQLRQWLDKSLPQTPPKTLLGKALNYLNNQWDKLIRYCDEGYLRMDNNLAENAIRPFVIGRKAWLFSTSQAGANASANLYSLVETAKACGLESYAYLKEVFTQLPAAKTLADIEQLLPWNQNSS